The window CACCGTGAAGTCGGCGAACTCATGTGGGAGTTCTGCGGCATGGCCCGCACCGACTCCGGGCTGCGCAAGGCGCTGGAGCGCCTTCCGCAGATCCGCGAGGAGTTCTGGCGGCGCATCAAGGTGCCCGGCACCGGCGAGGAGTTCAACCAGTCGCTGGAGAAGGCCAACCGCGTCGTCGACTACCTGGAGCTCGCCGAGCTGATGTGCCTCGACGCGCTGCACCGCAGCGAGTCGTGCGGCGGTCACTTCCGCGAGGAGTCCCAGACGCCCGACGGCGAGGCCGAGCGCCGCGACGAGGAGTTTTCCTACGCGGCGGCCTGGGCGTTCACCGGGACCGGCGAGGCCCCGACCCTGCACAAGGAAGACCTGGTCTTCGAGTACGTCCACCCCACTCAGCGGAGCTACGCATGAAGCTCACCCTGCGCGTCTGGCGGCAGAAGAACGCCGATGCCGACGGCGCCATGTCCACGTACGAGGTGGACGGGATCTCCTCCGACATGTCGTTCCTGGAGATGCTCGACACGCTCAACGAAGAGCTCATCCTGCGCGGTGAGGACCCGGTCGCCTTCGACCACGACTGCCGTGAGGGCATCTGCGGCGCGTGCTCACTGGTCATCAACGGCGACGCCCACGGTCCCGAGCGCACCACCACCTGCCAGCTCCACATGCGGTCCTTCAAGGACGGCGACACGATCGACATCGAGCCGTGGCGGGCGTCCGCGTTCCCGGTGATCAAGGACCTGGTCGTCGACCGGACCGCGTTCGACCGGATCATCCAGGCCGGCGGTTACATCACGGCGCCGACCGGTGCCGCGCCCGAGGCGCACGCGACTCCGGTGCCCAAGCCGGACGCGGACTTCGCCTTCGAGCACGCCGAGTGCATCGGCTGCGGGGCGTGCGTGGCCGCGTGCCCCAACGGCGCGGCCATGCTGTTCACCTCCGCCAAGGTCAACCACCTGAA of the Streptomyces sp. NBC_00287 genome contains:
- a CDS encoding succinate dehydrogenase/fumarate reductase iron-sulfur subunit, with translation MKLTLRVWRQKNADADGAMSTYEVDGISSDMSFLEMLDTLNEELILRGEDPVAFDHDCREGICGACSLVINGDAHGPERTTTCQLHMRSFKDGDTIDIEPWRASAFPVIKDLVVDRTAFDRIIQAGGYITAPTGAAPEAHATPVPKPDADFAFEHAECIGCGACVAACPNGAAMLFTSAKVNHLNVLPQGAPERETRVLDMVAQMDDEGFGGCTLTGECATACPKGIPLVSITSMNKEWLRATRKVGKR